The following is a genomic window from Photobacterium sp. GJ3.
CGCTGCCGTGAAATGGGTATCGAACCCAATCAGGTGCTGCCGCTGGATCAAATGGCGAAAAGCGACAACGTCGTCTTTGCCGGTACCGGCATTACCAAAGGTGATCTGCTGGATGGCATCACCCGCAACGGGAATATCGCCACCACAGAAACCCTGCTGATCCGCGGCAAGTGCCGCACCATCCGCCGCATCAAGTCAATTCACTATCTTGACCGTAAAGATCCGGCCATTCTGCCGCATATTCTCTGAATCTGATCTCCGGCAACCTTTGCTGTTGCCGGAGATAAATTGCTGATCATTCTCTGATTTAGACGACTTTTCTGCGTCATCTGGACTAAGCTCTTTAGTAAAGCCATTGCTTTATATACTTTGTCAGCGCCATAATAGGCCGAATGAATACACGCAATACCACAATGAAAACCATAGATAAAATTCTCCACCGGATGAAACAGGACGGCCCAGTCACTGCCAAGGCACTCTCAGAAGAGCTGGGGCTGACGACCATGGGGGTTCGCCAGCACCTGCAAGGTCTGGAAGAAGATGGCCTGGTAGGCTTTGACGATATCAAAGCCAAAGTCGGGCGGCCGACCCGTCACTGGCATCTGACCGCCAAGGGTCACGAGCAATTTGCCGACCGGCACGGCGATCTGATTATTCAGATGCTGGACTCGGTGGAGAACCTGTTTGGGCAGGAAGGCTTGCAAAAAATCCTGAATCAGCGTGAGGAAAGCACGCTCAATCAGTACCAGCAGGCCATTGCAAAGGCAGAAAATTTAAAAGAAAAACTTCAGATCCTGACTACACTGAGGGAGAAGGAAGGTTACATGGCACAGCTGGAGTCTGACGACGACGGCTTTGTTCTCATCGAGAACCATTGTCCTATCTGCCATGCCGCCAAACGCTGCCCCTCTTTATGTCGATCTGAACTGGCTGTCTTCCAGCGTCTGCTGGGCGACGGAGTGGCGATTGAGCGCAGTGAACATATCATTGCCGGCCAGCGCCGCTGCAGCTACCGCATTTATCCGACCTGAGTCACTGAGTATGTAAAAGGAGATCACAATGGCTGACTGGATCCCTGCAAAGGTTATCAAGAATCGTCACTGGAACAGCGACTTGTTCAGTTTAACGCTGGAGGCGAACATTGAACCCTTCAAAGCCGGGCAATTTACCAAGCTGGCGCTCGAGTGCGACGGCAAAATGATCCAGCGTGCTTACTCCTTTGTGAACCCACCCAATACCCATCAGATCGAAATCTACGCAACCCGGGTAGCAGATGGCCTGCTGTCCCCGCGCCTGCATGCCCTGGAGCCAGGTGATGAAGTCTTCATTACTGCCCGCGCCAATGGCTTCTTTACGCTGGATGAAGTCCCTGAGGGAGATTACCTGTGGATGCTGTCAACCGGCACAGCCATCGGGCCATACCTCTCGATTCTGCGGGAAGACACGGTCTGGAAACGCTTTCGCAAAATTGTGCTGGTGCATGCGGTCCGCTTCGCAGCCGATTTAAGTTATCAGGCAGAGATCAACGCCCTGAAAGCAGCCCATCCTGAGCAACTCATCGTTCAACCTTTTGTCAGCCGCGAGCCCGCGCCCCTGACCTTACCCGGCCGGATCCCGCAAGCCATTGCCGATGGCATGCTTGAACGCCACGTCGGTATTCCGCTGGATCCGCAAACCAGCCAGTTGATGCTGTGCGGTAACCCAGCCATGGTCAAAGAGACCAAAGCGGTGCTGGAAACCCGGGGCTTCGAGAAAAACCTGCGCCGTAAACCCGGCCAGATCACGGTTGAACATTACTGGTAAACCCGCGTCTGAGTTTCCCGACCTGACAGCCTGCCTTTTATTGAGCGTCTCATCAATGAGACGCTTTTTCGTTTCCCCGCCATCTAGTGTTAAGAGTGTCACACTTTTGGCCCTTTTGGCTGTTGGGGGAAATACGATGCAAACTTTACCTTCATTCGATGAACTGAAGCATCTGGCTGAAACTGCACCGGAAGCGTTAGAAGCCTTACGTCTGCGGATGAGCGAAGAAATCATCCAACAGGCCAGTCCGGCCATGCAACCGAGATTGCGCGCCCAGTTCAGTCATATCAATCAGGTGATTGCCCGCGGTAAAAACCCGATCCATACCAACATGCTGCTCCGGGCTGAACTGCAGCAACAATTACAGCGCTTTGCCCAGTCCCTGATGTCCCCGGAAACCATCACTGAGCATCAGGCGGAAGTGATGCCGTTTCGGCGCAGGGCATAACACCAAATGAAAACGGGCCGTTCAATGACGGCCCGTTTACTTTGCATCCATACCTTGCTCAAAACATCCCGGCTTCAGCGGCTTGCCTTGAGATAGGTTTCTTTTTCCATATCGCGAATTTCAATGGTCAGGCTGTCAATCGAAGCGGCATGCTGCTCCAGCAGCGGCATCAAACGTTCTGCCAGACCACGCTTACAGTCATTATCCCGGCCAGACAGCAAGGCCAGCTCCAGATGGATAAAATTGCGCGCATCGCCCCCCTCGCCCACTTGCCACTGATGGCACGGGTAGGCCCGGGATTTCACAGAAGACGGTTCGAACACACCGCAGGTCAGCAGTGATTGATGTAAATCTTCCAGCAGGGCAGCGACATTCACGCGCTCGGCGACCGGATCCGCAAATTCCAGCTTCAGATGAGGCATACTTCTCTCCTTGATGTGCAGGCAATGCCTGTATATTCCGTTTATCGCCGCCTAAGTTAGCTGATTTTGCTACCTCAGGCGACTGTCGTCTTCCGAAATCCTTTGCAGATCACTTTTCCCCGGTAAAACAACTGTCTGGATAACTTACAGGATTGAAAATAAATAACAGTTCAGCATTCACTTTTGGCGCTGAAATGGGTACAAACATCCAGGTCTTGCTCAAGATTAAGGAAGTTTACGTCTATCCGGCGTATACTGTGTGACGTTTTTGCCACAGGCATCAGGACGCCTCAGGCAAAAATGGCAGACTACACTGAACACACCGCTGGCTTACGGCAGTGATGTGCTCAGTTTAGTCTGAGTTTAGACATCACATAGATATGGAGAAAATCTTATGCGTCATCCTGTAGTTATGGGGAACTGGAAACTCAACGGCAGCAAAGAAATGGTCACCAACCTGCTGACAGGTCTGGATGCTGCGCTGGCTGGCGTTGACGGTGTTGACGTGGCCGTTGCGCCACCTGTGATGTATCTGGAACTGGCAGAGCGCCTGATCAGCCAGGGTCAGAGCAAGATTATCCTGGGTGCACAGAACGTGGATGTGAACGCCAGCGGCGCATTCACCGGTGATATTTCTCCGGAAATGCTGAAAGACTTTGGTGCAACCCACATCATCATCGGTCACTCAGAGCGTCGTGAATACCACAACGAATCTGATGAATTTGTCGCGAAGAAATTTGCCTTCCTGAAAGAAAACGGCCTGACGCCAGTGCTGTGTATCGGTGAGTCCGAAGCACAGAACGAAGCTGGTGAAACCGTTGCCGTATGTGCCCGCCAACTGGACGCTG
Proteins encoded in this region:
- a CDS encoding DUF3135 domain-containing protein; this encodes MQTLPSFDELKHLAETAPEALEALRLRMSEEIIQQASPAMQPRLRAQFSHINQVIARGKNPIHTNMLLRAELQQQLQRFAQSLMSPETITEHQAEVMPFRRRA
- a CDS encoding metalloregulator ArsR/SmtB family transcription factor, translating into MKTIDKILHRMKQDGPVTAKALSEELGLTTMGVRQHLQGLEEDGLVGFDDIKAKVGRPTRHWHLTAKGHEQFADRHGDLIIQMLDSVENLFGQEGLQKILNQREESTLNQYQQAIAKAENLKEKLQILTTLREKEGYMAQLESDDDGFVLIENHCPICHAAKRCPSLCRSELAVFQRLLGDGVAIERSEHIIAGQRRCSYRIYPT
- a CDS encoding ferredoxin--NADP reductase — protein: MADWIPAKVIKNRHWNSDLFSLTLEANIEPFKAGQFTKLALECDGKMIQRAYSFVNPPNTHQIEIYATRVADGLLSPRLHALEPGDEVFITARANGFFTLDEVPEGDYLWMLSTGTAIGPYLSILREDTVWKRFRKIVLVHAVRFAADLSYQAEINALKAAHPEQLIVQPFVSREPAPLTLPGRIPQAIADGMLERHVGIPLDPQTSQLMLCGNPAMVKETKAVLETRGFEKNLRRKPGQITVEHYW
- a CDS encoding 5-carboxymethyl-2-hydroxymuconate Delta-isomerase; its protein translation is MPHLKLEFADPVAERVNVAALLEDLHQSLLTCGVFEPSSVKSRAYPCHQWQVGEGGDARNFIHLELALLSGRDNDCKRGLAERLMPLLEQHAASIDSLTIEIRDMEKETYLKASR
- the tpiA gene encoding triose-phosphate isomerase; the protein is MRHPVVMGNWKLNGSKEMVTNLLTGLDAALAGVDGVDVAVAPPVMYLELAERLISQGQSKIILGAQNVDVNASGAFTGDISPEMLKDFGATHIIIGHSERREYHNESDEFVAKKFAFLKENGLTPVLCIGESEAQNEAGETVAVCARQLDAVINTQGVEALNGAIVAYEPIWAIGTGKAATAQQAQEIHAAIRAHIASFSADVAKNVVIQYGGSVKAGNAAELFAMPDIDGALVGGAALDAEGFAAIAKAAAEAKK